A window of Pseudochaenichthys georgianus chromosome 19, fPseGeo1.2, whole genome shotgun sequence genomic DNA:
ggatgtaggaagggccagatccattcgcagcatggtacgcaagtaccattgtacgcagtggtctgtgcatccgatcatcagatcaaggggggtgctggggaactccagttcgaaacccgctcatgccgccactgcgtcaggccgttgtccgggcaagacacttcacccggatttgctcctgtgggtattgtccacagtacatgtatactatcaatgtgtacttgtaaaagcgcctcgatgaccccgaggcgtgaagatggacggtgtggcgcagtgcgctgtgcattgatcaaggggtgaaacccgccgctgctgcgtctgtaaagccgttgtgtccttgggcaagacacttcacttgaacttgctcctgtgggtattgtccacagtacattgcatgtataacaaatgtgtgtatttgtaaagcgctttgagcactggaaaagcgctataataaatgtaaggaattattattagtctaggcgtgaggtgacgagagcctggaccagaacctgcgtggctttctgggtcagctggggacgtatcctcctgatgttgtaaagcgtgtatctgcagcagcgggttgtagcagcgatgtttgcagtgaaggacacgTTGTTATcgagggtcacacccagattccttgcagtctgagtcggggaaacaacagaggtgccgatgttgattgttaataTGTCATTTGAACTTAAAGTTAAAAAGAAGATAAATACTTTTCATTGCAAACCATTTCTGCGTTATTGAACCATATCTTTCACAGAGCTCAGTGAGACGGGATTTTAAGTTGTTTTGTTATGTTCGTCAACAGATTGCATTTTTAATAGTGAGTTATTTGAGAAAAGCTGAGGTGAGTATTCATCACGACCCACATGTTAGATGTGTAGTGTACGGTTGTCTGGAACTGTTGTTACAGCTGTGCTGCTCCCACATGTATCTGATACAGAGACTGAAAAAGACATGGAAACATGTTGCAATAGTTTGAATCAACACAGACAAGCAAGTCAAATACAGCATCTGTGGATACAAAATGTCACTGTTGTCACTGTTTTACTAATTATTTGAATATTACATTTATACTTGCATGATGAAGATTAAATGaatgttgtattattattgCATAATGTGAAAAGAAAACATTTTGTTTGAGCCACAACAATACCAGAGTGACTTCCCAACTTAGGGTAAATGAATGTTGATGAAATTACCTTTGAACATTTGTAACATTATTTCAGAGCTCTAATGTATTCACACGGAACAAGTAAAAACCTAACTTTAACAGTTTTGGATGTCCTGCTCATTACAGCATTTAACACCAGAGACAgagacactgacctgctctCTCAGCTGCTCTCAAgtgaaaacaaaacatatagaactataaataatacaaaaatacataaatacaaaTTACTACATTGAATagtaatttaataataataataataataataataataataataatacattttattgttaggcgcctttcatgacacccaaggacaccgtacgatttaaaaaaaaaaactaaatttaaaaaaaaataaagtaaaagctaataggcaacagaacatgataaaaaaaaaaaaaaaaaaaaaaaaaaaaaaaaaaatggatacATTTGAAAACACAATCATTCTGTTTGACTAACACAAGGACCAGTGGAGTTTGTGTGTATGTAAAGTTGTATAGTAAACATTTCTAACAGAAGGCCTTATGAGCTGACCCTCTCTGATTTATTAGATCTAATGTTTCAACAACCACCGACGTTGCTTAACCGCCGGCGGGGTCTTAACAggtttttttcacgacactgtgtctcagggcttcttaatatttaaaaaacgatgaatgtgtcatatcctcctaacgggaagaaactcagctaactgatgatacGAACCAtgtttacagaaacaaaacacaagtctcacaagaagggtctaaatgagccctgagcgaaaacatgctaacgcacttagcacaaaaCTCTAGGTATAAATCGATCGGTAAggttatcggatctgcacaaacaagcttagctagcatgctgagagtccacagattatagaaatataagtctcatcactgagcgatcagaactcgcgacaggggaagcaaatacagacaacacaTCACACAACgtagcaaaacacggagatacacctttagctgttattctgatcaaaagtcgagttcaatggcattaaaacgataaaaacgcggctgaacgttaatccataggttaatccaatgtgtctgtcactttgaaaaaagtattgataatccatcattcgatttgtatgtaaaaatcggagaataaaatgtagctgctaatggtagccaccagagtgtatcgcagcttccggttgtggctacgcgtcactctcactccttatttggtaacgtgtgtgtgtatgtggaactttccctcgattccattggctctagcggCTAGAAAGAGATGGCAATCAGCAAAaccgaccaaggggggccagagataggcaagatccacccaaatgaccccagaagtgggttttttgtgctaaatctctctaaaaaggtcacatttcacttgttttgcatcaatcttgaaacagggtacttattatatgttatagtttgaattcctaaagcttttagtctaccatcccatcattcaagggtggttttcactataagtaaggGTTTATGTGACGGACCAtataatttacatgtttttactatgttcaatctgaatttactttaaaataaaaaacatcgatattaattctgacttttctacatccaactcacaggtatatcaatactttgagaaaaaatattattaatgtaactcttttagaagggaagatatggtcatttgttctgggaatgtccttttcgagcctgagacctgaaaaacaagcttggggcttaacaggaaaTACTAGATAGTTTTGTCATTATCCCATTACTTTCTATAAAGACTGCAGTGTTGCATTGTCCAGAAAAAGTTACTCAGTCTAGCTTTAAAGGGGAGATCCATTCTCCAAATGTATAAACAAGGCTCAATcagtgtccttgtgattatgtcaGACCATTAAtgcatttcagtcagacaacttacgtttgtaatgtttattagaagcagcctttagtttgagtttggcaTCTAGGCttgggcctcatcactccacaaaTGTACatagaacattgagtgatgattaaataacaatCCCATTGAAcctacaggggcggactgggactacaaatcaccccgggactctcgaccgccCCACTttggtaccgccggcccacctcGGTAACGCAAGTAATTATCCGACcggcaagtaaataccgctagcgaattgtcaacgggggggttctagacttatccgaccggcccacatcgtccgaccggcccacttcagtaccggcccatcggaattcgtcccgaacgtcccgatggccagtcggccCATGATGCTTGGGcagaagctggggtggtgggggctcagtaacggcccgtccacacagcggcgtgcgttgaaagcttcaccattcactttaaatggggtgacgtcacttttcgtcgaactgcattgtgggaagcgacgcggagctttcctggcgtggctcgctgcaaaagttgagcaatgttcaacttttgaagcctcggcagaagcgtcagccaatcgaatcatatgccagtacaagctctagccaataaaACTGCTGCTTGTGAGTcagggggcgggagattcatgtgattggttgttggtcgagtttcagacacgcccgccggcaagcttcaacgcacgctgctgtgtggacgggccgtgactctttgtaactctggcacaacaatttccttcgggatatCTTATCTCGTATCTTAATAATCCCTTCACCAGCTCTACCAGTTTAATAAAACGTGCATGTATTCAATCTGAAACTAAACTTAATGGGTAGAAGTGAAACAAGTCTGTGCCAGTGGTGCAACACCATGGAAGATGTTGAACACATTATTAtatactagggatgcacgatattggttttttgaaaccgataccgataacttcctgcttctcaagaccgataataaaaaaaatgttacgccactaattattttaacgcgattaacgcatgtgtattttttttcctcggccgccccgtagcttcagagcgcatcgagtttaaaataccatctacaagctgatgctgacagccccgctcctgctgcctgtggcagaccacactttaggaaaatcctaaattgtgcaatagtttggccattaaaacgctttctgattcgaagtgtatattgtactcttagaatccacgtccagtcgatgtgtaggatctatagtttgatagatattacgaagatgatttgaggtctcgccaggagaacgtgtactacGTCTTTACGCAGCGTCAATGTAAAGTTGGAGTCAACCCTCattgggtgaaaacagtttttccggtctcgaagttttcatagtaaaaccggaagtattcccctctctgtcaaatgattacacagtgatatctgcattactcatccactaaaaaacatcagtctaTCCTTGTTAatcacacaatattgattggtttaaattgtgaacaatgcttttgtgtttgttCGATTCGgcactacagtttccgaagacactacactacccagaatcctcagctatcgtttgggactacaacctCTGCTTTGCTTACAAACtacgtgattagtcctcaagctctgtgattggatgttggagtggcagtgtgacaaggttacgcagagcgtcaacagctctttgaaatggaatgtaaccacggcagactttccaaaactggactccGAGGGAGGATTGCGcacgaccactagagcacctagtggtcgtgtaagaaacaacatacactttaaaacgtgtctctgggtcgtaataagggcatgaacaatatatggtcgttttttgtaggaggacaggctgataCAGTAATACTTGGTCTGGTTATATGATCTTGATGTAGGAACAATTATGAACCTTAACATGAATATTATTGTTGTGGTGAAAGGTGAGGGGTGACAGTATGATATGATTCTTACCtgatgtatatttaaaaaaatatatattgattgtttttattaatacattttaattattgGTTTATATAGTATtttttctctctgtttttattagtttttgttgttattttgagTTCAATTATTAATTTAATTAACTATAATTGTCATTTCTTTTtaattatgtatttttctgTATCTTGTTCATTTTCTTGAAATCCAATTCAAAATTGAGAAACAAAGAGAAATGCATATGTTTATGCacacatgaaaacacacacacttgtatgtGTTTTCATTCATTTAAGTTTGAGATCGTATTCAATCGAATTACCTgtgtaaatatataaaatgtatggaaataaAGGTTGGTAAAATGACTTCTTTACACACATAGAAGTGTACATTCATGTCTTTATTGTGGTCCAAAGCATGTTAACAGAGTAACCGTTTTACAGTGACCTGGTTCAATCAGACATAATGTAACATCTCAGTTGCTAAGGACAAGTTATGCGAGATGCACAAACTGAGGGAGAATAAGCCCAACAATATGTATCGTTCCATTTAGGATTGTGGTTGGTGTGGCCACAGTTTTCTTTTCCATTGTTATTGTTCGGCTCTCCTGATTGCCAAAAGAATACCTTGGCTGCAGACCCATCAGACCACATCCATCTTCCTTCTTGGTGGACGTCACTGAGTCCGATCCAGGTCAATCCCTCACTAGGGTCAAAGTTCTTGATCAGTGATGTGACAAAATCATCTTCGGCCTGACTGTGGATAGACACCAGGTTGGCTCCGTCTGACACACAGTGGAACTctgcttcagcccaggtcaaaTGTGCGGCGGTGTACTTGTAGCAGCGGTCGTTGAAGGCGAACCAGAACATAGGACAGTTGCCACGCTGAAGCTTCACTTGAGGGTCATCTGAAGGAGACGCAGCACCCAGAGCCAGACCCAACAGGAAGAGGAACAACAGCATGATGATGTCTCTCCGTCACAGGCGCAGGAGGAAGGGTTGGTTGTCGGTTGAGTTTATTTGAAGCGTTCGATGGGATAGAGACTCTGAAGGATACAGATGACCGGGTGCTTTTTATATGCATCGGAGAGGGTGTTTTCACTGTTGGCTTAATGTTATTGGTCAACTGAACTTGGCATACTCTGTCTGTTTCACACAACCACACAGTGTCTGGACATCAGCTAAAAAAAGACTACCGGCTCAGCTGGCGATGTCACACGAAATCAATCATTTATTTTCAATCAAACCAAATACAGGTATTAAATAAAACGTTTGGACTGCCAAAGAGTCCCAGAAAAACATGCTTTTCCGCAAGAAAATGTTAATGGTCAGTGATCACAGTCTGTCGAAGTGTGTTGAAATAAGATTTTTCATGCAAAGAAATAGACTAACCAGCACATCACACTAAAGACAAAAAAGTGGGTCCGCACTTTGAAATCATCCTTTCTGAATGTTCTGTTGTTAGAGATTGTATACGTTACTTTGCTGTGCATGTGAGAAATGATGAAGAACACTTTGTTAAAATAATTGATCGTGCATTGTACATTACTCTCCAC
This region includes:
- the LOC117465143 gene encoding lactose-binding lectin l-2-like, which translates into the protein MLLFLFLLGLALGAASPSDDPQVKLQRGNCPMFWFAFNDRCYKYTAAHLTWAEAEFHCVSDGANLVSIHSQAEDDFVTSLIKNFDPSEGLTWIGLSDVHQEGRWMWSDGSAAKVFFWQSGEPNNNNGKENCGHTNHNPKWNDTYCWAYSPSVCASRITCP